Within the Ensifer canadensis genome, the region CGCCGTCGGGTGTCGTCTCGTGGAAGTCGATGCCGAGCAGGTGCTTGGCGCGTTCCGCAAGCGCATCGCCGCCCATCGACTGGCAGGCTTCGGCGCGACAGAGCTTCAACACATGACGACCGGCCGGGTGCTCGCGAAAATCGTGATAGAAGGAAAAGACGCCGTAGACTTCGGCGCGCGACAGGTTGAGCTCCCGCGCGATGACAGGCAGACAGTCCTGCGGCACATATCCGAACTCGTGCTGGATCTCATGCAGGATCGGCAGCAGCGGCCCTTCGAGCCCCTTCAGTTCCTCGACGATCGCAAGCGTGCGTCCGGGCACATCGCCACGCGGCTGGTGAATATTCACTCAGGAGCCCTCCCGGCTCGCGGCTGCAGCGCCCCTTGTACGGACCTCGCCCAGCTCGAATTGGCATCTTCTGGGAAGGCCGTTTCCTCCACGCCCTTGCCCAAGAGTGAAAAGCTTCGCCCTTCTGGCCGGA harbors:
- a CDS encoding formate dehydrogenase subunit gamma yields the protein MNIHQPRGDVPGRTLAIVEELKGLEGPLLPILHEIQHEFGYVPQDCLPVIARELNLSRAEVYGVFSFYHDFREHPAGRHVLKLCRAEACQSMGGDALAERAKHLLGIDFHETTPDGAVTLEPVYCLGLCSCAPSAMLDGEVHARVDADDLEALVAEARR